A single window of Gossypium hirsutum isolate 1008001.06 chromosome A10, Gossypium_hirsutum_v2.1, whole genome shotgun sequence DNA harbors:
- the LOC121207807 gene encoding eukaryotic translation initiation factor 3 subunit G, producing MAIDKNEPSKLRWGELEEDDDLDFLLPPKEVIGPDENGIKKVIEYRFNDEGNKVKITTTTRVRKLAKARLSKRALERRNWDKFGDAVREDVGSRLTMVSTEEILLERPRAPGTKPEEAKASGDGLAQLSKGGAVLMVCRTCGKKGDHWTSKCPYKDLAAPVESFVDKPAAAETSAAAPGAGKGAYVPPSMRAGAERTTGSDMRRRNDENSVRVTNLSEDTREADLHELFRPFGAVTRVYVAMDQKTGTSRGFGFVNFVNREDAQRAINKLNGYGYDNLILRVEWATPRTN from the exons ATGGCAATCGACAAAAACGAACCCAGCAAGCTCCGTTGGGGAGAGCTTGAGGAAGACGACGACCTGGACTTTTTGTTACCCCCAAAAGAAGTGATCGGCCCAGACGAAAACGGGATAAAAAAGGTGATAGAATACAGGTTTAACGATGAAGGTAACAAGGTGAAAATAACAACGACGACCCGCGTCCGAAAGCTGGCGAAAGCCCGGTTGAGTAAACGGGCTTTGGAAAGAAGGAATTGGGACAAGTTCGGGGACGCCGTGCGTGAAGATGTTGGGAGTCGGCTCACCATGGTGTCTACTGAAGAGATCCTTCTTGAACGACCTAGAGCCCCTG GTACCAAACCGGAAGAAGCAAAGGCTTCTGGTGACGGCTTGGCTCAGCTTAGCAAAGGAGGTGCTGTCCTCATGGTGTGCCGAACATGCGGTAAGAAAGGTGATCACTGGACCTCCAAATGTCCTTACAAGGATCTTGCTGCTCCAGTTGAATCCTTTGTTGATAAGCCCGCGGCAGCCGAGACCTCGGCAGCTGCTCCTGGAGCTGGAAAGGGAGCCTATGTTCCACCAAGCATGAGAGCCGGTGCAGAGAGAACAACCGGATCGGATATGAGACGTAGGAACGATGAAAACTCTGTGAGGGTAACAAACTTATCTGAGGACACTCGGGAGGCTGACTTGCATGAACTTTTCCGACCATTTGGTGCTGTGACGCGTGTGTATGTCGCTATGGATCAGAAGACAGGCACAAGTAGAGGGTTCGGTTTTGTCAACTTTGTGAACAGAGAGGATGCTCAAAGAGCTATTAACAAGCTGAACGGATATGGGTACGACAATCTCATCCTGCGAGTCGAATGGGCCACACCAAGAACAAACTAG
- the LOC121207806 gene encoding ultraviolet-B receptor UVR8 produces MNGEGKESKEVKMEEAVNKERVVFMWGYLPGALPQRTPLLSPVNVRIPASAGCSWTDVCGGGCGFAMAISDSGKLITWGSTDDLGQSYVTSGKHGEIPEPFPLPTEVSVVKAAAGWAHCAAVTETAEVYTWGWKECIPSGKVFGDLPMGTSLEKDVFERQNSLLAEQVSPRSQGSRSSGGTFSAADSKGGGEEGTKRRRTSSAKHSAESSSSGDETLSALPCLVTLNPGVRIATVAAGGRHTLALSDTGQVWGWGYGGEGQLGLGSRIRMVSSPHPIPCIEPSSLGKDRASALSRGSLSSERQSFRVPGSYVKGIACGGRHSAVITDAGALLTFGWGLYGQCGQGSTDDELSPTCVSALLGIRIESVAAGLWHTVCVSTDGDVYAFGGNQFGQLGTGGDQAETIPRLLDAPSLENTNVKIVSCGARHSAIITEDGKIFCWGWNKYGQLGLGDVIDRNIPSQVTIEGCSPKNIACGWWHTLLLALSPT; encoded by the exons ATGAATGGAGAAGGAAAAGAAAGTAAGGAAGTGAAAATGGAGGAAGCAGTTAACAAAGAGCGCGTGGTTTTCATGTGGGGATATTTGCCTGGCGCGTTACCTCAACGGACGCCGCTTTTATCGCCGGTGAATGTACGGATTCCGGCTTCCGCAGGTTGTTCTTGGACCGACGTCTGTGGTGGTGGTTGTGGATTCGCCATGGCCATTTCTG attcagGGAAGCTCATCACATGGGGTTCAACAGATGATTTGGGTCAAAGCTACGTCACATCCGGGAAGCATGGG GAAATTCCAGAGCCATTTCCACTTCCAACTGAAGTTTCTGTAGTAAAAGCAGCAGCTGGTTGGGCTCACTGTGCTGCAGTTACAG AAACTGCAGAAGTTTATACATGGGGGTGGAAAGAGTGTATTCCCTCAGGAAAGGTATTTGGTGATCTACCCATGGGGACAAGCTTAGAGAAGGATGTATTTGAAAGACAGAACTCACTTTTGGCAGAACAAG TGAGCCCTCGGTCTCAAGGCTCAAGATCAAGTGGTGGGACATTTTCTGCTGCCGATAGTAAAGGAGGCGGAGAGGAAGgtacaaaaagaagaagaacatCATCAGCAAAACATTCTGCTGAAAGCTCATCGTCCGGTGATGAAACTCTATCGGCACTGCCATGTCTAGTAACTTTGAATCCGGGAGTGAGGATTGCGACTGTAGCTGCCGGTGGGCGCCATACTCTAGCATTATCAG ATACTGGGCAGGTCTGGGGTTGGGGCTATGGAGGTGAGGGACAGCTTGGTTTGGGTTCCAGGATACGTATGGTATCCTCGCCTCATCCCATACCTTGTATTGAGCCCTCTTCTTTGGGGAAAGATAGAGCTTCTGCACTTTCTCGAGGTAGCTTGAGTTCAGAAAGGCAGAGTTTTAGAGTTCCTGGAAGTTATGTGAAGGGGATTGCCTGTGGGGGGCGACACAGTGCAGTAATCACAG ATGCTGGAGCATTGCTTACATTTGGTTGGGGCCTCTATGGACAG tgTGGGCAAGGAAGTACAGATGATGAATTAAGCCCAACTTGTGTATCTGCCTTACTGGGCATCAGGATAGAGTCGGTTGCAGCAGGACTGTGGCACACAGTTTGCGTGTCCACTGATGGTGATGTGTACGCGTTTGGTGGGAATCAGTTTGGGCAGTTGGGAACTGGAGGCGATCAAGCTGAG ACTATCCCGAGACTCTTGGATGCTCCGAGTCTGGAAAATACGAATGTTAAAATTGTCTCGTGTGGAGCTCGTCACAGTGCAATAATCACAG AGGATGGCAAAATATTTTGCTGGGGATGGAACAAGTATGGTCAG CTTGGTCTTGGCGACGTGATTGACCGCAATATTCCATCTCAAGTTACTATCGAGGGTTGCAGTCCGAAAAACATTGCATGTGGCTGGTGGCATACTTTGCTTCTGGCTCTATCACCCACCTGA
- the LOC121207805 gene encoding wall-associated receptor kinase-like 20: MAVTLNLLSTALLLLTCAVGLTVSVNRCPNCGSTAVPYPLSTGPSCGDQNYKIRCDAGSLVFDTLNNTYPITSINRFNQRLVIQPASLVPNTCVTTDLRFEGVQLNSSLPFNITSSNTVLFLNCTDSILRSPLNCSSNGLCHEYVNESSRAAACEAAPICCTFRAGGGATAYAIRARETGCRAYTSFVNLQSDLPVNRWPEPGMELQWVSPPEPVCGTQADCDRNSTCGSGPNSNGTRRCFCNSGLFWDPIEGVCAKISTCQNPDGCSDSNRTALIAGLTAGLGTALVAVIIGILLYRRHRRIVEAQERLRKERETILNANNGGKAAKVFTGKEIKKATNNFSKDRILGAGGYGEVYKGILDDGTPVAVKCAKLGNTKGTDQVLNEVRILCQVNHRSLVGLLGCCVELDQPIMVYEFIENGNLLDHLQSPNINDRGLLTWTRRLQIARDTAEGLAYLHFSAVPPIYHRDVKSSNILLDVKHNAKVSDFGLSRLAHTDMSHVSTCAQGTLGYLDPEYYRNYQLTDKSDVYSFGVVLLELLTSQKAIDFNRDADDVNLAIYVKRMTDEEKLMDVVDPILKEKASPLEIDTMKALGFLALSCLEERRQNRPSMKEVTEEIEYIICIATGKTV; the protein is encoded by the exons ATGGCGGTAACGCTTAACCTCCTATCGACGGCGCTGCTTCTGCTAACGTGCGCCGTCGGCTTAACTGTTTCCGTCAACCGCTGTCCGAACTGCGGTTCCACCGCCGTCCCTTACCCTCTCTCCACCGGTCCCTCCTGCGGCGACCAAAACTACAAAATCCGCTGCGACGCGGGCTCACTGGTCTTCGATACACTTAACAACACCTACCCGATCACGTCCATCAATCGGTTCAATCAACGGCTCGTTATCCAACCAGCGAGTCTCGTCCCCAACACGTGCGTCACCACTGATCTCCGTTTCGAAGGCGTGCAGCTCAACAGTAGtttgcctttcaacatcaccagcAGCAACACCGTCTTGTTCTTGAACTGTACGGACTCGATCCTCCGTTCCCCGTTAAACTGTTCATCCAACGGGTTATGCCACGAGTACGTCAACGAGAGTTCTAGAGCCGCGGCTTGCGAGGCGGCGCCGATCTGTTGTACGTTCAGAGCCGGCGGAGGAGCGACGGCGTATGCTATTCGGGCGAGGGAGACCGGGTGTAGGGCTTATACGAGCTTTGTTAACCTGCAATCGGATTTGCCGGTGAACCGGTGGCCTGAACCAGGAATGGAATTGCAGTGGGTTTCGCCGCCTGAACCAGTTTGTGGTACCCAAGCGGATTGTGATAGGAACTCCACTTGTGGATCAGGCCCGAATTCGAATGGGACCCGGAGGTGTTTTTGTAATTCCGGCTTGTTTTGGGATCCGATTGAAGGGGTTTGTGCTAAGa TTAGTACGTGTCAGAATCCTGATGGTTGCAGCGACTCAAATCGGACTGCTTTGATCGCAG GTTTAACAGCTGGACTTGGTACGGCGCTCGTTGCAGTGATCATCGGCATTTTGCTCTACAGACGACATAGGCGGATAGTCGAAGCTCAAGAGCGCCTACGCAAGGAACGTGAAACAATCCTAAATGCCAACAATGGAGGCAAAGCAGCCAAGGTTTTCACGGGCAAAGAGATCAAGAAAGCAACCAACAATTTCTCGAAAGACCGAATCCTAGGTGCCGGTGGCTACGGCGAAGTCTATAAAGGAATCCTTGACGACGGTACTCCGGTTGCTGTCAAATGTGCCAAGCTCGGCAACACAAAAGGCACCGATCAAGTCCTCAACGAAGTACGAATCCTATGCCAAGTCAATCATCGAAGCCTTGTTGGACTACTCGGATGTTGCGTTGAACTCGACCAACCTATAATGGTTTATGAGTTCATCGAAAACGGTAACCTCTTAGATCATCTCCAGAGCCCAAACATTAATGACCGAGGTCTACTCACTTGGACCCGTCGTCTCCAAATTGCTCGCGACACAGCCGAAGGTCTCGCATACCTACATTTCTCCGCAGTCCCTCCTATATACCATAGAGACGTCAAATCTAGTAACATCCTACTTGACGTGAAACATAACGCCAAAGTTTCGGATTTTGGGTTATCACGATTAGCTCACACCGATATGAGCCACGTATCAACTTGTGCTCAAGGCACCCTCGGATATCTCGACCCGGAATATTACCGAAACTACCAATTAACCGATAAAAGTGACGTTTATAGTTTCGGGGTTGTCTTGTTAGAGCTTTTAACTTCACAAAAAGCCATTGATTTCAACCGAGATGCTGACGATGTGAACTTGGCGATATACGTGAAAAGAATGACAGATGAAGAGAAACTGATGGACGTGGTTGATCCGATATTGAAAGAAAAAGCGAGTCCATTAGAGATAGATACTATGAAGGCATTGGGATTTCTTGCATTGAGTTGCTTGGAAGAACGTAGACAAAATAGACCCTCCATGAAAGAAGTTActgaagaaattgagtacatcATTTGCATTGCTACAGGTAAGACTGTTTAA
- the LOC121207808 gene encoding mannose-1-phosphate guanylyltransferase 1, with the protein MKALILVGGFGTRLRPLTLSVPKPLVEFANKPMILHQIEALKAVGVSEVVLAINYQPEVMLNFLKEFETKLGITITCSQETEPLGTAGPLALARDKLVDESGEPFFVLNSDVISEYPFKEMIEFHKAHGGEASIMVTKVDEPSKYGVVVMEESTGQVDKFVEKPKLFVGNKINAGIYLLNPSVLDRIELRPTSIEKEVFPKIAAEKKLYAMVLPGFWMDIGQPRDYITGLRLYLDSLRKKASPKLATGPNVVGNVLVHETAKIGEGCLIGPDVAIGPGCVVESGVRLSRCTVMRGVRIKKHACISSSIIGWHSTVGQWARVENMTILGEDVHVCDEIYSNGGVVLPHKEIKSSILKPEIVM; encoded by the exons ATGAAGGCACTTATTCTTGTTGGAGGATTTGGAACTCGATTGAGGCCATTGACTCTCAGTGTTCCGAAGCCACTTGTCGAATTTGCTAATAAACCCATGATCCTGCATCAG ATTGAGGCTCTCAAGGCTGTTGGTGTAAGTGAAGTTGTATTGGCTATTAACTACCAACCTGAG GTGATGTTGAACTTCTTGAAGGAATTCGAAACTAAACTTGGGATCACGATCACGTGTTCTCAAGAGACTGAGCCGCTTGGCACTGCTGGTCCTCTTGCTTTGGCTAGGGACAAACTCGTTGACGAGTCCGGTGAGCCGTTTTTTGTCCTTAACAGTGATGTTATCAGTGAGTATCCATTCAAAGAAATGATTGAATTCCACAAAGCTCATGGTGGAGAAGCTTCCATAATGGTAACCAAG GTGGATGAACCATCGAAATATGGTGTGGTGGTGATGGAAGAATCAACAGGACAAGTGGACAAATTCGTGGAAAAACCTAAATTGTTCGTTGGAAACAAAATCAATGCTGGGATTTATCTGCTGAACCCTTCTGTTCTTGATAGAATCGAACTGAGACCAACCTCGATTGAAAAAGAGGTCTTCCCGAAGATTGCAGCCGAGAAGAAGCTGTATGCAATGGTCCTACCAGGGTTTTGGATGGACATCGGTCAACCAAGGGACTATATTACCGGACTAAGACTCTATCTAGACTCCCTTCGAAAGAAAGCTTCACCTAAGTTGGCCACTGGTCCAAACGTTGTAGGAAACGTTTTGGTTCATGAGACTGCCAAAATCGGAGAAGGATGTTTGATCGGACCAGATGTGGCAATCGGTCCAGGCTGCGTTGTCGAGTCTGGGGTCAGACTCTCTCGTTGCACGGTGATGCGTGGAGTGCGCATCAAGAAACACGCATGCATATCCAGCAGTATCATCGGATGGCATTCCACAGTTGGTCAATGGGCTAGAGTAGAAAACATGACCATCCTTGGAGAAGACGTTCACGTATGTGACGAAATTTACAGCAACGGCGGCGTGGTTTTGCCTCACAAAGAGATCAAATCGAGCATCTTGAAGCCGGAAATCGTCATGTGA